A window of the Paraburkholderia sp. ZP32-5 genome harbors these coding sequences:
- a CDS encoding ABC transporter permease: protein MNTVARRVRQHASHARPGFPIAVAPLLAALAILVALPIIFVVLQAVFPHFALGAFDHPFGVFGQTFGDARTWTLLAHTVGFGGAVALSSIALGVPLGALRALFRVPFARVWDLLIAAPFLMPPYLVALGWILLMQPRGYLDQATGVNGGPLLFSFGGMVASMTLTVFPVVYFSVSRALAVTGGRLAEVARVYGAGPWRGFVRITLPLVLPAISASGLLAFTMAIEEFGIPSALGANSGFDVMVTSIEARFSDWPIDLPGASVLSLMLACLALIAFCAQRKVLAGRDFETQNGKPAAATRYVLRGWRWPVLAAFGIVAIFTTLAPLFAIIATAFTGSLSAGLAMSNLTLLHFRALSAGSEGAGALATSVGLAAGTAAVTGVLGFASAWYVVRTRMRGRAALDALTLLPHALPGIVVGVGLILAWNRSFWPITPYNTWVILLLSYSCLLLPYPVRYTGVALTQLGAGLEAASRVHGATGMRTMMRIVLPLVAPTLLWSMLIVFAIASRELVTSLLLAPSGVETASIFIWQQFEQGSIGDGMAMGVVTLAISGLVLGAGAWFAKRFDAAP from the coding sequence ATGAACACGGTCGCAAGACGCGTGCGGCAGCACGCGTCGCACGCGCGGCCCGGCTTTCCGATCGCAGTCGCGCCGCTCCTCGCGGCGCTCGCGATACTGGTCGCATTGCCAATCATCTTTGTCGTACTGCAGGCCGTCTTTCCGCATTTCGCTCTTGGTGCGTTCGATCACCCGTTCGGTGTGTTCGGGCAGACCTTCGGCGATGCGCGGACATGGACGCTGCTCGCGCATACCGTCGGCTTCGGCGGCGCGGTCGCTCTGTCGAGTATCGCGTTGGGCGTGCCGCTTGGCGCACTGCGCGCGCTGTTTCGCGTACCGTTCGCACGTGTGTGGGATTTGCTGATTGCCGCGCCGTTTCTGATGCCGCCGTATCTCGTCGCGTTGGGGTGGATTCTGCTGATGCAGCCGCGCGGCTACCTCGACCAGGCCACTGGCGTGAACGGCGGCCCGTTGCTGTTTTCGTTCGGCGGCATGGTGGCATCGATGACGTTGACGGTGTTTCCAGTCGTCTATTTTTCGGTGTCGCGCGCGCTGGCCGTGACGGGCGGCCGGCTGGCCGAGGTTGCGCGCGTATATGGCGCGGGGCCGTGGCGCGGTTTTGTACGCATCACGTTGCCGCTCGTCTTGCCGGCGATCTCGGCGAGTGGCTTGCTCGCGTTCACGATGGCGATCGAGGAATTCGGCATTCCGTCCGCGCTTGGCGCCAACTCCGGTTTCGATGTGATGGTGACATCGATCGAGGCACGGTTTTCCGATTGGCCAATCGATTTGCCGGGCGCGTCGGTTCTGTCGCTGATGCTCGCGTGCCTCGCGCTGATCGCGTTCTGCGCGCAGCGCAAGGTACTGGCCGGGCGCGATTTCGAAACGCAGAATGGCAAGCCGGCCGCCGCCACGCGGTACGTGTTGCGCGGTTGGCGTTGGCCCGTGCTTGCCGCGTTCGGCATCGTCGCCATCTTCACCACACTCGCGCCGCTTTTCGCGATCATCGCTACGGCATTTACGGGTTCTCTGTCGGCGGGTTTGGCGATGTCGAACCTGACGCTTTTGCATTTCCGCGCGTTGTCGGCGGGGAGCGAAGGGGCCGGTGCGTTGGCAACCAGTGTCGGGCTCGCGGCGGGCACGGCGGCAGTGACGGGCGTGTTGGGTTTCGCGAGCGCGTGGTACGTGGTCAGGACGCGCATGCGTGGGCGCGCGGCACTGGATGCGCTGACGTTGCTGCCTCATGCATTACCGGGGATCGTCGTCGGCGTCGGGCTGATCCTCGCATGGAACCGCTCGTTCTGGCCCATTACGCCCTACAACACGTGGGTGATTCTGCTGCTCTCGTACAGTTGTCTGCTGTTGCCTTATCCGGTGCGTTACACCGGTGTCGCGTTGACTCAACTGGGTGCGGGTCTTGAAGCAGCATCACGCGTGCATGGCGCGACGGGCATGCGCACGATGATGCGCATCGTGCTGCCGCTCGTGGCGCCGACGCTTCTGTGGTCGATGCTGATCGTGTTTGCCATTGCTTCGCGCGAGCTGGTGACGTCGCTGTTGCTCGCACCGAGCGGTGTCGAGACGGCGTCGATTTTTATCTGGCAGCAATTCGAGCAAGGCTCGATTGGCGACGGCATGGCGATGGGTGTGGTGACACTGGCAATCAGTGGCCTCGTGCTCGGCGCTGGCGCGTGGTTTGCGAAGCGTTTCGATGCCGCGCCTTGA
- a CDS encoding ABC transporter substrate-binding protein produces MSRFIHLITFVMLSTFGLGTSHAQSLTVYTAGPGNLGKKLALGFEHKTGIKVDLFQATTGKVMARIEAESGNPRADVLISASWDTAQDLEKRGWLLDYQSPNAAHVPPMFKGPSYVAQGVSALGIVWNTRSGKPEPRDWSDLAAPAYRNQVTTPNPALSGASLDLILGLQERLGDSAWKLFSSLHANGMIVQGPNAQAITPVLQGAKAAVFGAVDYVAYGAAANGESVKVIFPSSGTVIAPRPMMILKTSHEQDAARAFVDYVLSDEGQKLVAAAWLMPARDDISTSRPKFQDLKLLPQGGESNAKSRAEVLAHFNALFGEH; encoded by the coding sequence ATGTCCAGATTCATTCATCTCATTACTTTCGTTATGTTGTCGACTTTCGGGCTCGGTACATCTCATGCCCAATCGCTTACTGTTTACACCGCTGGCCCTGGCAATCTAGGCAAGAAACTTGCGCTCGGCTTCGAGCACAAGACTGGCATCAAGGTCGATCTGTTCCAGGCCACCACGGGCAAGGTGATGGCCCGCATCGAAGCCGAGTCCGGTAATCCGCGCGCGGACGTGCTGATTTCCGCGTCGTGGGACACTGCTCAGGATCTCGAGAAGCGCGGCTGGCTGCTCGACTATCAGAGCCCCAACGCCGCGCATGTGCCGCCGATGTTCAAGGGACCTTCGTACGTCGCGCAGGGCGTATCGGCGCTCGGCATCGTATGGAATACGCGCTCGGGCAAGCCTGAGCCGCGCGACTGGAGCGACCTCGCCGCACCGGCGTATCGCAATCAGGTGACGACGCCGAATCCCGCTTTGTCCGGTGCTTCGCTCGATCTGATTCTCGGCTTGCAGGAGCGTCTCGGCGATAGCGCATGGAAACTGTTCAGCAGTCTGCACGCGAACGGCATGATCGTGCAGGGGCCGAATGCACAAGCCATTACGCCGGTGCTGCAAGGTGCGAAGGCCGCGGTGTTCGGTGCGGTCGATTACGTCGCCTATGGCGCCGCTGCAAACGGCGAGTCGGTGAAGGTCATTTTCCCGAGCAGCGGCACGGTAATCGCACCGCGGCCGATGATGATCCTGAAGACGTCGCACGAGCAGGATGCCGCGCGTGCGTTCGTCGACTACGTGCTATCGGATGAAGGGCAAAAGCTCGTTGCCGCCGCATGGTTGATGCCGGCACGCGACGATATTTCGACTTCCCGACCGAAATTCCAGGACCTGAAACTGCTGCCTCAAGGCGGCGAGTCGAATGCGAAGTCGCGCGCGGAAGTACTCGCGCATTTCAACGCATTGTTCGGCGAGCACTGA
- a CDS encoding ABC transporter ATP-binding protein has product MTQASAKIEARGLTQAFDGQPVLDGIDLDVPAGTTLALLGPSGCGKSTFLKLLAGLSRPDAGHLSFGGDIVADATTFVPPEQRGLGMVFQDYALWPHMTVAGNVSFPLEMRRVARAERLHRVEEALTRVGLAGMGARRPSALSGGQQQRVALARAIVAEPRIMLFDEPLSNLDTPLRASLCDAIGELLAQLGTTAVYVTHDRGEADVLAHTIVTLAHGRVENIIHR; this is encoded by the coding sequence ATGACGCAGGCGAGCGCGAAGATCGAAGCACGTGGGCTTACGCAGGCATTCGACGGTCAGCCCGTGCTGGACGGTATCGATCTCGACGTGCCGGCCGGCACGACGCTCGCGCTGCTTGGACCGTCCGGTTGTGGCAAAAGCACGTTCCTCAAGCTGCTGGCCGGACTATCGCGACCTGATGCGGGGCACCTGTCGTTCGGCGGCGATATCGTCGCCGACGCAACGACATTCGTGCCGCCCGAGCAGCGCGGTCTCGGCATGGTGTTTCAGGACTACGCGCTGTGGCCGCATATGACGGTGGCCGGCAACGTGTCGTTTCCGCTGGAAATGCGGCGCGTCGCGCGCGCGGAGCGTCTGCATCGCGTCGAAGAAGCGCTGACACGCGTGGGGCTCGCGGGCATGGGTGCGCGCCGTCCGTCGGCACTATCCGGTGGCCAGCAGCAACGCGTTGCACTCGCGCGCGCGATCGTTGCGGAGCCACGCATCATGCTGTTCGACGAACCGCTGTCCAATCTCGATACGCCATTGCGTGCGAGTCTATGCGACGCAATCGGCGAACTGCTCGCGCAACTCGGTACGACAGCGGTCTATGTGACGCACGATCGCGGCGAGGCCGATGTGCTCGCACATACCATCGTGACGCTTGCCCACGGACGCGTGGAAAACATCATTCACCGATAG
- a CDS encoding porin: MNPTCRIAAVGCCLAVCASFSPGALAATDDNSGSSVALYGILDSGIEYLTHASADKNGTHSVTRMTSGDMSGSRWGFTGKEDLGGGTQAFFLLESGLNVNTGGLLQGGRLFGRLAYVGLSDKTYGTVTLGRQGGLFLDWVSEYNPLKNAVYAIKMQDSAFSDRLDNTVRYEKRFGPLTALAQYSFGYDNVTYGTQPAGDTREARVIEAGLRYTEGPFSATLVYDQKNGGSTNPAAAHTTKAGGYEGDMDRRIGVAASYRLPSVMLYGGYRYLNSQAIHLTTLSTGPVESSSLYWTGATWYATKALQFSGTAMYQNFYGTARDPWSFQVDADYFLSKRTDLYANLGYVLNRNGSNLGLNGFGTDVVAGSNQFGLMAGIRHKF, encoded by the coding sequence GTGAACCCTACCTGCCGCATCGCGGCGGTCGGCTGCTGTCTGGCCGTCTGCGCGAGCTTTTCCCCGGGCGCTCTAGCCGCCACCGACGATAACTCCGGATCCTCCGTTGCCCTGTACGGCATCCTGGACTCCGGCATCGAATATCTGACTCACGCTTCAGCCGACAAGAACGGTACTCACAGCGTCACACGCATGACGTCGGGCGACATGTCCGGCTCGCGGTGGGGCTTCACCGGCAAGGAGGACCTGGGCGGGGGCACGCAGGCGTTCTTCCTGCTGGAAAGCGGTCTGAACGTCAATACGGGCGGCCTGCTGCAGGGTGGACGCCTGTTCGGACGTCTCGCCTACGTTGGCCTCAGCGACAAGACCTACGGGACGGTCACGCTCGGACGCCAGGGCGGCCTCTTTCTCGATTGGGTCAGCGAGTACAACCCGCTGAAGAACGCGGTCTACGCGATCAAGATGCAGGACTCGGCGTTCTCCGATCGTCTGGACAACACCGTGCGTTATGAAAAGCGCTTCGGTCCGCTGACCGCGCTCGCACAATACAGCTTCGGCTACGACAACGTGACTTACGGTACGCAGCCGGCTGGCGATACGCGCGAAGCACGCGTGATCGAAGCGGGTCTGCGCTATACGGAAGGTCCGTTCAGCGCGACGCTCGTCTACGACCAGAAGAACGGCGGCAGCACGAACCCGGCGGCGGCTCATACGACGAAGGCGGGTGGCTACGAAGGCGACATGGACCGTCGTATCGGCGTTGCTGCCAGCTACCGCCTGCCGAGCGTGATGCTGTACGGCGGCTATCGCTACCTCAATTCGCAGGCGATTCACCTGACCACGCTGTCGACCGGACCCGTCGAGTCATCGAGCCTCTACTGGACCGGCGCGACCTGGTACGCGACGAAGGCGCTCCAATTTTCCGGCACCGCGATGTACCAGAACTTCTATGGCACCGCGCGTGATCCGTGGTCGTTCCAGGTCGACGCCGACTACTTCCTGTCGAAGCGCACCGACCTGTATGCGAACCTGGGCTACGTGCTCAACCGTAACGGCTCGAATCTGGGCCTCAACGGTTTCGGCACTGACGTCGTCGCGGGCTCGAACCAGTTCGGTCTGATGGCCGGCATCCGCCACAAGTTCTAA
- a CDS encoding carboxylesterase/lipase family protein → MPTIHDPSVTIECRQGLLSGTRVDGVDAFFDIPYAADLGAKRRFSLPEPPAAWTGVRDASHPGPVFPQTPSRLTAVMGTTPEFNHQSEDAFRLNIWAPSRREAKLPVLVWIHGGGWLTGGAPLAWYHGDNLARSGRAIVVSVNYRLGALGNLYLPGQTTGSMALHDLRQALFWINSNIAAFGGDASRITLCGQSAGAWYTAALSAWSESSDLFAQAILLSVPGSITPQSPDDAAALAGHYCRLLGVSANIEALRQLPLEKLLEGQALLARATPVFADIPETFLPLQSDSLPADMIAAAAARSFRKPLLIGSLPDEMGVFFSHDKAVLDATHADASRRFETVLGAEGAAVYAGWRREHPDVGAYEHLLQFVSDQIFRKPTARLADTLVSLGGRCYMYEFAWRSKADRVGACHCLELPFLFDNFEDWSDAAMLRDLDLTGARAVAQAFQAAVLNFVERGDPNGEGLPDWPSYSRGSRQAVIFDTVLRVDSFYVRN, encoded by the coding sequence ATGCCGACGATTCACGATCCATCTGTGACGATTGAATGCCGACAGGGTTTGCTGTCAGGAACCCGCGTTGATGGTGTCGACGCGTTCTTCGACATTCCGTACGCCGCCGATCTCGGTGCGAAGCGGCGCTTCTCGCTACCGGAGCCGCCCGCCGCATGGACGGGCGTGCGCGATGCAAGCCACCCTGGTCCGGTGTTTCCGCAGACGCCCAGCCGCCTCACCGCGGTGATGGGCACGACGCCGGAATTCAACCATCAATCGGAAGACGCGTTCCGCCTCAACATCTGGGCGCCGTCGCGGCGCGAAGCGAAACTGCCGGTGCTGGTCTGGATTCACGGCGGCGGCTGGCTGACTGGCGGCGCGCCGCTGGCCTGGTATCACGGCGATAACCTCGCACGCAGCGGGCGGGCGATCGTGGTGAGCGTCAACTATCGGCTGGGTGCGCTCGGCAATCTCTATCTGCCCGGTCAGACGACCGGCAGCATGGCTTTGCACGATCTGCGTCAGGCGCTTTTCTGGATCAACAGTAACATCGCCGCATTTGGCGGAGACGCGTCGCGCATCACGCTGTGCGGACAATCCGCGGGGGCGTGGTACACGGCGGCGCTGTCGGCATGGAGCGAGTCGAGCGATCTATTCGCGCAGGCGATTCTGCTGAGTGTCCCAGGATCGATCACACCGCAATCGCCCGACGATGCCGCCGCGCTCGCCGGGCACTATTGCCGATTACTCGGCGTTTCCGCCAACATTGAAGCGTTGCGGCAATTGCCGCTGGAAAAGTTACTGGAGGGTCAGGCGTTACTCGCTCGCGCGACACCTGTATTCGCGGATATTCCCGAGACGTTCCTGCCATTGCAATCCGACTCTCTGCCTGCCGATATGATCGCGGCAGCGGCCGCGCGCTCGTTTCGCAAGCCGCTCCTTATCGGCTCATTGCCGGATGAAATGGGCGTCTTCTTTTCGCACGACAAGGCGGTATTGGACGCGACGCATGCAGACGCGAGCCGACGCTTCGAGACGGTATTGGGCGCCGAAGGCGCCGCAGTCTACGCAGGATGGCGTCGCGAACATCCTGACGTGGGAGCCTACGAGCATCTGCTTCAGTTCGTCTCCGACCAGATCTTTCGCAAGCCCACCGCGCGGCTGGCGGACACGTTAGTCAGCCTGGGCGGCCGCTGCTATATGTACGAGTTCGCGTGGCGATCGAAAGCAGATCGGGTCGGAGCGTGTCATTGTCTCGAGCTTCCGTTCCTGTTCGACAACTTCGAAGACTGGTCGGATGCCGCAATGCTGCGCGATCTCGATCTGACTGGCGCACGCGCGGTCGCTCAGGCGTTTCAGGCGGCGGTATTGAATTTTGTCGAGCGAGGCGACCCGAACGGAGAGGGTCTTCCAGACTGGCCGAGCTATTCTCGCGGTTCACGGCAAGCGGTAATTTTCGATACCGTGCTGCGCGTCGATTCGTTTTATGTTCGGAATTAG
- a CDS encoding MFS transporter, with translation MNRPHQAATQSIHDVFNSVPFGACQWAVFILCFLVTAIEGFDTTIVGFIAPAISAEWSLPRVALAPLVGTGLAGILLGSVGGGMLADRFGRKWVGAAAIAWFSVTTLASSVATSVSQLVLWRFVTGIGVGAAMPVMSALVAEYCSDKARSAMLAATFCGFLLGATAAGFATAALIGAVGWRGMLALSGALPLVVLVVFVWRVPESPRHMLVRAQPREAIQRAMTRIFPRIDLSRVGYGGEVPSTVDGKRVGLLSRDFRLGTLLTWSAEFCGYLVFFLVGSWLPSHMRLQGLSMVAASQLSSMFQFGALGGAVLFAWAVRRFNVATVVACAFGCGVVTMMALGGLESQSWYAGVVFLAGLTVGGPLICINTIAGIFYPTSLRASGGGWTLAMGRLGSIVGSALIGVIVSSSASFSAVCMLLSVPLLLACAAMARMRGELNRSADNVGSCQMDSAPSRSLTGAESHH, from the coding sequence ATGAATCGGCCTCATCAGGCAGCAACACAGTCTATTCACGACGTTTTCAATTCCGTGCCGTTCGGCGCATGTCAGTGGGCAGTGTTCATTCTCTGTTTTCTGGTCACCGCGATCGAAGGCTTCGATACGACTATTGTCGGCTTTATCGCACCGGCTATTTCCGCCGAGTGGTCGTTACCGAGAGTCGCGCTGGCTCCGCTGGTCGGCACCGGACTGGCGGGAATTCTGCTGGGTTCCGTCGGCGGCGGCATGCTGGCCGACCGGTTCGGCCGGAAATGGGTCGGTGCCGCGGCCATTGCGTGGTTTAGCGTGACGACGCTCGCTTCGAGTGTGGCGACATCGGTTTCACAGCTTGTTTTATGGCGCTTCGTCACCGGCATCGGCGTCGGCGCCGCAATGCCGGTGATGTCGGCGCTCGTGGCGGAATACTGTTCGGACAAAGCACGTTCCGCAATGCTCGCCGCGACGTTCTGCGGCTTCCTGCTCGGCGCGACAGCCGCGGGTTTCGCGACGGCCGCACTAATCGGTGCGGTAGGGTGGCGCGGCATGCTTGCGTTGAGTGGCGCGTTGCCGCTCGTCGTGCTGGTGGTGTTCGTGTGGCGCGTGCCGGAGTCGCCCCGGCATATGCTGGTACGGGCGCAACCGCGAGAAGCGATTCAGCGCGCGATGACGAGAATCTTTCCGCGCATCGATCTGTCTCGGGTTGGGTATGGCGGCGAAGTACCCAGCACTGTCGACGGCAAGCGCGTCGGTCTTCTGTCTCGCGACTTTCGCCTCGGTACGCTGCTCACGTGGAGCGCCGAATTCTGCGGATATCTGGTGTTCTTTCTGGTCGGTAGCTGGCTGCCCTCGCATATGCGGCTGCAGGGACTTTCGATGGTGGCCGCGTCGCAGCTATCGTCGATGTTCCAGTTCGGCGCGCTTGGCGGAGCGGTGCTGTTTGCGTGGGCAGTGCGGCGCTTCAATGTCGCCACGGTGGTTGCTTGCGCATTTGGTTGCGGCGTGGTGACGATGATGGCGTTGGGGGGCCTCGAGTCGCAGAGCTGGTATGCCGGCGTCGTGTTTCTGGCCGGCCTGACCGTCGGCGGTCCGCTCATCTGCATCAATACGATCGCGGGAATCTTCTATCCGACTTCGTTGCGTGCGTCGGGTGGCGGATGGACGCTTGCGATGGGCCGGCTCGGCTCGATCGTGGGCTCCGCGCTGATCGGCGTCATCGTGTCGTCGAGCGCGTCGTTCTCCGCGGTCTGCATGCTTCTCTCCGTGCCGTTGCTGCTGGCCTGCGCGGCGATGGCGCGGATGCGCGGCGAACTGAACCGAAGCGCGGACAACGTCGGGTCGTGCCAGATGGACAGCGCGCCGAGTCGTTCGCTCACGGGCGCGGAATCCCACCACTAG
- a CDS encoding porin, which yields MRKKYVPLALLGFAVASGPVVCAAQSSVTLYGIVDEGITYSNNQNGHAAFQMQSGVASASRWGLRGTEDLGGGTKAIFVLENGFDPSTGSLGNNGRLFGRQAYVGLSSSYGSLTMGRQYDAVVDMLARIDASLQWGIYFAHAGDVDNTSGSVRINNSVKYTSPSLYGITFAGLYSFGGQPGQFSAQSTSSAGVSYTRGPLYVAAAYLYMKNPLQAGFDGLAPKNIIYSAYVPSASSWRVIGTGASYAIGTVTTGFEFTTTQFAHGFDGADVNFDNYEANVGWFVRPDVQLGAAFDYTHGKLDASGAAPNYRAIDLNADYLLSKRTDVYMSGVYMKAGGAAKQAAITYLPAPSSTQTQIAVRVAIRHRF from the coding sequence ATGAGAAAAAAGTATGTGCCTCTCGCGTTACTGGGTTTTGCGGTTGCTTCGGGCCCCGTAGTATGTGCCGCGCAAAGCTCGGTGACGTTGTATGGCATCGTGGATGAAGGCATCACCTATTCGAACAACCAGAACGGCCACGCTGCCTTTCAGATGCAAAGCGGCGTGGCATCTGCTTCGCGCTGGGGCTTGCGCGGCACCGAAGATCTCGGCGGCGGTACCAAAGCGATCTTCGTGCTGGAAAACGGCTTCGATCCGTCGACTGGTTCTCTTGGCAATAACGGCCGGCTGTTCGGCCGCCAGGCGTATGTGGGTCTTTCGTCCAGTTACGGTTCGCTGACGATGGGACGTCAGTATGACGCAGTGGTCGATATGCTGGCGCGAATCGACGCGAGCCTGCAGTGGGGTATCTATTTCGCGCATGCGGGCGATGTCGACAATACGAGCGGCAGCGTCCGTATCAACAACTCGGTGAAGTACACGAGTCCGTCGCTGTACGGCATCACGTTCGCCGGGCTCTATAGCTTCGGCGGCCAACCGGGGCAGTTTTCCGCGCAAAGCACTTCGTCGGCGGGCGTGAGTTACACGCGCGGGCCGCTTTACGTCGCAGCCGCGTATCTGTATATGAAGAATCCGCTGCAGGCGGGTTTCGACGGTCTCGCGCCGAAGAACATCATTTACTCGGCCTATGTACCGTCGGCGAGCAGTTGGCGAGTCATCGGCACGGGTGCGTCGTATGCGATCGGGACGGTTACGACCGGCTTCGAGTTTACGACGACGCAGTTCGCTCACGGCTTCGACGGTGCCGATGTGAACTTCGACAATTACGAGGCTAACGTTGGATGGTTCGTGCGGCCTGATGTGCAGCTCGGCGCTGCGTTCGACTACACGCACGGCAAGCTCGACGCCAGCGGTGCGGCGCCGAATTACCGCGCCATCGATCTCAACGCGGACTATCTATTGTCCAAGCGCACGGACGTGTACATGTCCGGCGTGTATATGAAAGCCGGCGGCGCGGCAAAACAGGCCGCCATCACGTATTTGCCGGCCCCGTCGTCGACGCAGACCCAGATCGCGGTACGCGTCGCGATCCGGCATCGTTTCTGA
- a CDS encoding LysR substrate-binding domain-containing protein — MNPLRSRLKIRHIQVTLAIANMGNLLRAAQSLNITQPAISKALAEVEEVIGERLFDRTPFGTKPTPAGEALIQYGRNVLTDMDRMYDALEAVRRGEAGTLRVGVFSLIAQWEPITRALIRLRDASRGLSLVIEDGNMEDLVPKLEAGSLDVIVGRYPYASQQQHHTVRGLGPDGIVAVVRTGHPVLKIESPDLASLMAYTWILPPERNIVRMQLEMEIAAARLSLTATPMTSLAMPVNVRLVQSTDCIMLMPHCVAREETRARRLAIVPVDLPVSVGPLIAMWRSERVIDRLRDTFVDLLVDETAASAPEPAE, encoded by the coding sequence ATGAATCCGCTTCGTTCGCGCCTGAAGATACGACACATTCAGGTGACGCTGGCGATTGCCAACATGGGCAATCTGCTGCGCGCGGCACAATCGCTGAACATTACCCAACCCGCTATTTCGAAAGCGCTTGCCGAAGTCGAGGAAGTGATCGGCGAGCGTCTGTTCGACCGCACGCCGTTCGGCACGAAACCGACACCCGCCGGCGAAGCGCTGATTCAGTACGGCCGGAACGTACTGACCGACATGGACCGGATGTACGACGCGCTCGAAGCGGTGCGGCGAGGCGAAGCCGGCACGCTGCGTGTCGGCGTGTTTTCGCTGATCGCGCAATGGGAGCCGATCACGCGCGCACTGATCCGTTTGCGCGATGCGTCGAGAGGTCTGTCGCTGGTGATCGAAGACGGCAACATGGAAGACCTCGTGCCGAAACTGGAGGCGGGGAGTCTCGACGTGATCGTGGGCCGCTATCCGTACGCGAGTCAGCAGCAGCACCACACCGTCAGAGGCCTCGGACCGGATGGCATCGTCGCCGTCGTGCGCACCGGGCATCCGGTGCTGAAGATCGAGTCGCCCGATCTGGCGAGTCTGATGGCCTACACGTGGATTCTGCCGCCCGAACGGAACATCGTGAGAATGCAACTCGAGATGGAGATCGCCGCAGCCCGCCTGTCGCTCACCGCGACGCCGATGACTTCGCTGGCCATGCCGGTCAACGTGCGCCTCGTGCAGTCGACCGATTGCATCATGTTGATGCCGCACTGCGTGGCCAGAGAGGAGACGCGCGCGCGACGTCTTGCGATCGTGCCCGTCGACCTGCCGGTGAGCGTGGGGCCGTTAATCGCGATGTGGCGAAGCGAACGCGTGATCGACCGTCTGCGCGACACGTTCGTCGATCTGCTCGTGGATGAGACCGCCGCGTCGGCGCCAGAGCCCGCGGAGTAG
- a CDS encoding amidase family protein — MTGTILQAIEQALDRARADEWNCLSDVLRDRALDQAAQLDRRIAAGFAVPPLAGLPYVVKSLFDVKGACTLAGGPADASLPVAADDAQLVRELTDAGAILIGIGQMDEYAYGFFGNSPHHGRVLNPIYRERVSGGSSSGSAAAVAAGIVPFAVGSDTNGSVRVPAAFCGIFSLKPSYGRLPLAGSMPLAQSLDHAGILADSLDTLASVWFALDPAGLPSVDRDTLRLGWAAGDYRDLSSAPVRAALVQIQSQWPGSAEVELLHVEESLATASRLTAFEAAANHRARLRDQPGLYSDAVARRLAAGARIRTADYELAKHAQNRIGRAVRQTFSADGIDVLIAPVAPVNGLGLDEPHVTLGGNEVTAADAAGLFTRPFSLTGLPVLTIPAARDDRGGPLTALQLIGRPGEERTLFACARELLRPVD, encoded by the coding sequence ATGACTGGAACGATCCTGCAGGCAATCGAGCAGGCGCTCGATCGCGCCCGCGCCGATGAATGGAACTGCTTGTCCGATGTATTGCGCGACCGCGCGCTCGATCAGGCGGCGCAACTGGACCGCCGGATCGCGGCGGGGTTCGCGGTGCCGCCGCTTGCCGGGCTGCCGTATGTGGTCAAGAGTCTGTTCGATGTAAAGGGCGCTTGCACCCTTGCGGGGGGACCCGCAGACGCCAGCTTGCCGGTGGCCGCCGATGATGCCCAGCTCGTGCGCGAGTTGACGGACGCAGGCGCGATTCTGATCGGCATCGGGCAGATGGACGAGTACGCGTATGGCTTTTTCGGCAACAGTCCGCACCACGGCCGGGTACTCAATCCGATCTATCGGGAACGGGTCAGCGGCGGCTCGTCGAGCGGTTCGGCGGCCGCGGTGGCGGCGGGCATCGTGCCGTTTGCGGTGGGCTCCGACACGAACGGTTCGGTACGGGTGCCGGCCGCTTTTTGCGGCATCTTTTCACTGAAGCCGAGCTATGGCCGTTTGCCGTTGGCGGGCAGTATGCCGCTTGCGCAAAGCCTCGATCATGCGGGCATTCTCGCCGACTCGCTGGATACGCTCGCATCGGTGTGGTTCGCGCTGGACCCCGCTGGTTTGCCGTCGGTGGACCGCGACACGCTGAGGCTGGGATGGGCGGCGGGCGACTATCGCGATCTGAGCAGCGCACCTGTGCGCGCAGCTCTGGTTCAGATCCAGTCCCAATGGCCCGGCAGCGCGGAAGTCGAATTGCTGCATGTCGAAGAGAGTTTGGCTACCGCGTCGCGGCTGACGGCGTTCGAAGCGGCGGCGAATCATCGGGCGAGATTGCGTGACCAGCCCGGCCTTTATAGCGACGCTGTCGCACGCCGGCTGGCGGCGGGAGCCCGGATCCGCACCGCCGATTACGAACTCGCGAAGCATGCGCAGAATCGTATCGGGCGCGCGGTGCGCCAAACCTTCAGTGCCGACGGGATCGACGTTCTCATCGCACCTGTTGCGCCGGTGAACGGGCTCGGACTCGATGAGCCTCATGTGACGCTTGGCGGCAACGAGGTCACAGCCGCCGATGCCGCGGGTCTATTTACCCGGCCGTTCTCGCTGACCGGATTGCCGGTGCTAACGATCCCGGCTGCGCGAGACGATCGGGGCGGCCCGCTCACTGCGTTGCAATTGATCGGGCGACCCGGCGAAGAGCGGACGCTGTTTGCTTGCGCGCGGGAACTATTGCGACCTGTGGATTAG